One Alkalinema sp. FACHB-956 DNA window includes the following coding sequences:
- a CDS encoding HepT-like ribonuclease domain-containing protein: MIVRNVDLSIAQIKELCDRWRITEFALFGSVLRNDFQRKDVIGMRNILIHQYDQVDTEVIWDAICQDIPELISLIQPLL, from the coding sequence ATGATTGTTAGAAATGTTGACCTATCGATCGCCCAAATTAAAGAACTCTGCGATCGCTGGCGGATCACAGAATTTGCCCTATTTGGCTCAGTTTTGCGGAATGACTTTCAACGGAAAGATGTTATCGGAATGCGAAATATCCTAATTCATCAATACGATCAGGTGGATACAGAGGTTATATGGGACGCAATTTGCCAAGATATTCCAGAATTAATCAGCCTCATTCAACCTTTGTTATAA